One window of the Cryptomeria japonica chromosome 7, Sugi_1.0, whole genome shotgun sequence genome contains the following:
- the LOC131079387 gene encoding LOB domain-containing protein 11-like, with protein sequence MRKRKNVSCAACRLQRKNCSQECILAPNFSPDDPEKFTIVQQVYGTSHIVKLLQGLEAKQREDAVKSLVCEASARMKEPSVAHELQKQIAELESQLEAKQEEFMKMIILYSSSTLDLLMFNMYMAMLKQKIPFMSSLILCCCGSQ encoded by the exons atgaggaagagaaagaaTGTATCCTGCGCAGCCTGTAGGCTGCAACGCAAAAATTGTTCACAAGAATGTATTCTTGCTCCAAATTTTTCTCCAGATGATCCCGAAAAATTCACAATCGTGCAGCAAGTGTATGGAACTAGTCATATCGTTAAACTACTTCAA GGTCTGGAGGCCAAGCAAAGAGAAGATGCAGTAAAGAGTTTGGTGTGTGAGGCAAGTGCAAGAATGAAGGAACCCAGTGTGGCCCATGAACTGCAGAAGCAAATAGCCGAGCTGGAATCTCAGTTGGAGGCCAAGCAAGAGGAGTTCATGAAAATGATAATCTTGTATTCCTCCTCCACACTGGATCTCCTGATGTTCAACATGTATATGGCAATGTTAAAACAGAAGATACCATTTATGAGCAGCTTGATCCTCTGCTGTTGTGGGAGCCAATAA